One window from the genome of Helicobacter pylori encodes:
- a CDS encoding M3 family oligoendopeptidase, whose product MKEQEWDLSALFENKESAEEFLKTLQTEAQEFESAYQNNLKNLDAAKFANTLKHYENLLEKISRAMAYAQLLFAKNTKEAKFYSQCEMACTNIQQHLLFFEIEFKNLDAKKQLAFIKKCKDHAFYLNNLIEKKKHTLNLDEEKIALALSPVGVGAFSRLFDEHFSSLKIPFEEQNLSEEEILALLHNPKRKIRKKSQKAFSKALEKSRPLLTYILNMVRKDLLIETRLRKYDKKESFRHIDNQISQESVDSMIEIVNANFSLVHRYYHQKAQILGHKLKDYDRYAPLNDESITMTYSQALEEVLKTLKAFSPEFHKIASKAIKEGWVDSHPKDFKQGGAFSHGAVPSAHPYVLLNYTGNRRDAFTIAHEFGHMIHQELSKKQGVLNMDTPLTTAETASVFSEMLFFEHLKKGLKSDELLFMLAGKLEDIFSTLFRQVVMTNFERRIHEMDEELDTKDFDRIWFEENQRMFEKSVKLTKNYHLWWSYIPHFIHSPFYCYAYSYGQLLTLALYGLYKKSDAKEFVKTYMEFLSLGGSKSPKELVSMFGFDIDSKEFWEIGMQEVRHLLEEFERLLACEEN is encoded by the coding sequence ATGAAAGAGCAAGAATGGGATTTAAGCGCTTTATTTGAAAATAAAGAAAGTGCAGAAGAATTTTTAAAAACCTTACAAACAGAAGCACAAGAATTTGAGAGCGCTTATCAAAATAACCTTAAGAATTTAGACGCTGCAAAATTTGCCAACACTCTTAAACATTACGAAAATTTGTTAGAAAAAATTTCTAGAGCGATGGCTTACGCTCAATTGCTTTTTGCTAAGAACACTAAAGAAGCGAAGTTTTATTCGCAATGCGAAATGGCTTGCACAAATATCCAACAACACCTTTTATTCTTTGAAATTGAATTTAAGAATTTGGACGCCAAAAAACAACTCGCTTTCATTAAAAAATGCAAAGACCATGCTTTTTATCTAAACAATCTCATAGAAAAGAAAAAGCACACCTTAAATTTAGATGAAGAAAAGATCGCTCTAGCCCTTTCACCTGTGGGAGTGGGTGCGTTTAGCCGTCTTTTTGATGAGCATTTTTCTTCTTTGAAAATCCCTTTTGAAGAGCAAAATTTAAGCGAGGAAGAAATTTTAGCCCTCTTGCACAACCCCAAACGCAAGATCCGTAAAAAATCTCAAAAAGCTTTCAGTAAAGCGTTAGAAAAATCCCGCCCTTTACTCACTTACATTTTAAACATGGTGCGTAAAGACTTGCTTATTGAAACTAGGCTGAGAAAATACGACAAAAAAGAGAGTTTCCGCCACATTGACAACCAGATCTCCCAAGAGAGTGTGGATAGCATGATAGAGATTGTGAACGCTAATTTTTCTTTAGTGCATCGTTACTACCATCAAAAAGCGCAAATTTTAGGGCATAAACTCAAAGATTACGACCGCTACGCTCCTTTAAACGATGAGAGCATCACCATGACTTACTCTCAAGCTTTAGAAGAAGTGCTTAAAACCCTTAAAGCCTTTAGCCCTGAATTTCATAAAATCGCTTCTAAAGCGATTAAAGAAGGCTGGGTGGATTCACACCCTAAAGACTTTAAGCAAGGCGGGGCTTTTAGCCATGGCGCGGTGCCTAGCGCTCACCCTTATGTGTTGTTAAACTACACAGGAAATCGCCGAGACGCTTTCACTATCGCTCATGAATTTGGGCATATGATCCACCAAGAATTGTCCAAAAAACAAGGCGTATTGAACATGGATACGCCCTTAACCACCGCAGAAACCGCTTCTGTCTTTTCTGAAATGCTGTTTTTTGAGCATTTAAAAAAGGGTTTAAAATCTGATGAACTCCTTTTCATGCTGGCCGGCAAATTAGAGGATATTTTTTCTACCCTTTTTAGGCAAGTGGTGATGACGAATTTTGAAAGAAGAATTCATGAAATGGATGAGGAATTAGACACCAAAGATTTTGATCGAATCTGGTTTGAAGAAAATCAAAGAATGTTTGAAAAGAGCGTGAAACTCACTAAAAACTACCATTTGTGGTGGAGCTATATCCCCCATTTTATCCATTCGCCTTTTTATTGCTACGCTTATAGTTACGGGCAGCTTTTGACTTTAGCGCTTTATGGGCTTTATAAAAAAAGCGACGCTAAAGAATTTGTTAAAACTTACATGGAATTTTTGAGCTTAGGAGGGTCAAAAAGCCCTAAAGAATTAGTGTCCATGTTTGGCTTTGATATTGATAGCAAAGAATTTTGGGAAATTGGCATGCAAGAGGTGCGTCATTTGTTGGAAGAATTTGAAAGGTTGCTCGCATGCGAAGAGAATTAA
- a CDS encoding outer membrane beta-barrel protein has translation MIKRIACILSLSTSLALAGEVNGFFMGAGYQQGRYGPYNSNYSDWRHGNDLYGLNFKLGFVGFANKWFGARVYGFLDWFNTSGTEHTKTNLLTYGGGGDLIVNLIPLDKFALGLIGGVQLAGNTWMFPYDVNQTRFQFLWNLGGRMRVGDRSAFEAGVKFPMVNQGSKDVGLIRYYSWYVDYVFTF, from the coding sequence ATGATTAAAAGAATTGCTTGTATTTTAAGCTTGAGCACGAGTTTAGCGCTAGCTGGCGAAGTGAATGGGTTTTTTATGGGTGCGGGTTATCAGCAAGGTCGTTATGGCCCCTATAACAGCAATTACTCTGATTGGCGTCATGGCAATGACCTTTATGGTTTGAATTTCAAATTAGGTTTTGTAGGCTTTGCCAATAAATGGTTTGGGGCTAGGGTGTATGGCTTTTTAGATTGGTTTAACACTTCAGGGACTGAACACACCAAAACCAATTTGCTCACCTATGGTGGCGGTGGCGATTTGATTGTCAATCTCATTCCTTTGGATAAATTCGCTCTAGGTCTCATCGGTGGCGTTCAATTAGCCGGAAACACTTGGATGTTCCCTTATGATGTCAATCAAACGAGATTCCAGTTCTTATGGAATTTAGGCGGAAGAATGCGTGTTGGGGATCGCAGTGCGTTTGAAGCAGGCGTGAAATTCCCTATGGTTAATCAGGGCAGTAAAGATGTAGGGCTTATCCGCTACTATTCTTGGTATGTGGATTATGTCTTCACTTTCTAG
- a CDS encoding cation:proton antiporter translates to MENSTLYIVIAGLWLAVGFGIFLKKLDMPVIIGYICTGTVLAAFFKINDFNLLSDIGEFGIVFLMFMIGIEFNFDKLKSIKQEVLVFGLLQVVLCALIAFLVGYFILGLSPIFSLVLGMGLSLSSTAIVLKFFEDSKQLSTPMGKSAVGILIFQDIAAIPMLLILTILGSKDSNVNLLILKTFISAGIILVLLLLPGKKGANLILEQAKDTRLPEIFIGTILVIVCSAAGLSHFFGFSMSLGAFIVGMAISKSRYKINVQEEFAQLKNLFLALFFITIGMQINVSFFMEKFFVVIFLLILVMGFKTAIIYALLRFFRDAKTAIKTALSLAQIGEFSFVIFLNSGSHQLFNLQEKKGILGFLHQKNILNIAQNDIHQLLILMVVFSMLATPFILKYLESIAQFILHQKSQENEPAKK, encoded by the coding sequence ATGGAAAACAGCACACTTTATATTGTTATTGCTGGCTTATGGCTTGCTGTAGGCTTTGGAATCTTTTTAAAGAAATTAGACATGCCTGTTATCATTGGTTACATTTGCACAGGAACGGTCTTAGCGGCTTTTTTTAAAATTAATGATTTTAATTTGTTGTCTGATATTGGTGAATTTGGTATCGTCTTTTTAATGTTTATGATAGGCATTGAGTTTAATTTTGACAAGCTCAAGTCCATCAAACAAGAAGTGCTGGTTTTTGGGCTTTTACAAGTGGTTTTATGCGCTTTAATCGCTTTTTTAGTGGGGTATTTTATTTTGGGTCTTTCACCCATTTTTTCCCTTGTTTTAGGCATGGGGCTTTCGCTCTCTTCAACCGCTATTGTGTTGAAATTCTTTGAAGATTCCAAACAGCTTAGCACGCCCATGGGAAAGAGCGCGGTGGGGATTTTGATTTTCCAAGATATTGCAGCCATTCCCATGCTTTTAATCCTCACTATTCTAGGCAGCAAAGATTCTAATGTCAATTTACTCATTCTTAAAACTTTTATTTCCGCAGGGATTATTTTAGTTCTTTTATTATTGCCTGGAAAAAAAGGGGCTAATCTCATCTTAGAGCAAGCAAAAGACACGCGCTTGCCTGAAATTTTTATAGGCACGATTTTAGTGATTGTTTGCAGCGCGGCAGGGTTGAGCCATTTTTTTGGGTTTTCTATGTCTTTAGGAGCGTTCATTGTGGGCATGGCGATTTCTAAATCGCGCTATAAAATCAATGTCCAAGAAGAATTCGCGCAATTAAAAAACCTCTTCTTAGCCCTTTTTTTCATTACGATAGGGATGCAAATTAATGTGAGTTTCTTTATGGAGAAGTTCTTTGTTGTCATCTTTTTACTCATTTTAGTGATGGGGTTTAAGACGGCTATCATTTATGCGCTTTTGCGTTTTTTTAGAGACGCTAAAACTGCCATAAAAACCGCTCTTTCTTTAGCGCAAATCGGGGAGTTTTCTTTTGTTATCTTTTTAAATTCAGGCTCGCACCAGCTCTTTAATTTGCAAGAAAAAAAAGGGATTCTTGGTTTTTTGCACCAAAAAAATATCTTAAATATCGCTCAAAATGACATCCACCAGCTCCTTATCCTTATGGTGGTCTTTTCTATGTTAGCAACCCCTTTTATTTTAAAATACCTAGAATCTATCGCTCAATTTATTTTGCACCAAAAGAGCCAAGAAAATGAGCCGGCTAAAAAATAA
- a CDS encoding ATP-binding cassette domain-containing protein → MIKARFKKRLLGSRGAFDLNIDLEIKEAEVVALLGESGAGKSTILRILAGLEAVNSGYIEVNRSVWLDTQKKIFLKPQQRKIGFVFQDYALFPHLNVYQNIAFAHPKDTNKIHEVLRLMRLENLSQQKILQLSGGQAQRVALARALIAAKNLLLLDEPLNALDNALKNEVQQGLLDFIKRENLSVLLVSHNPNEITKLAQTFLFLNNGVIDPNQENRLFSNRLLIKPLFEDENYCHYEVIPQTISLPKDCLNPTFKLDFNQNKKF, encoded by the coding sequence ATGATAAAAGCGCGGTTTAAAAAACGCCTTTTAGGATCTAGGGGTGCGTTTGATTTGAATATAGACTTAGAAATTAAAGAAGCAGAAGTTGTCGCTTTATTAGGAGAATCGGGAGCGGGTAAAAGCACGATTTTACGCATTTTAGCGGGGCTTGAAGCGGTGAATAGCGGCTATATTGAAGTCAATCGTTCAGTGTGGCTAGACACTCAAAAAAAAATTTTTTTAAAACCACAACAACGAAAAATCGGCTTTGTGTTTCAAGATTACGCCCTATTCCCTCATTTAAATGTGTATCAAAACATTGCCTTTGCTCACCCTAAAGATACAAATAAAATCCACGAAGTGTTACGCTTAATGCGTTTAGAAAATCTAAGCCAGCAAAAAATTCTTCAACTCTCTGGCGGACAAGCCCAACGAGTCGCTTTAGCAAGAGCTTTGATCGCAGCCAAGAATTTATTGCTTTTAGATGAGCCTTTAAACGCCCTAGATAACGCCTTAAAAAACGAAGTGCAACAAGGTTTGCTTGATTTTATCAAGCGTGAAAATTTAAGCGTGCTATTAGTCAGTCATAACCCAAACGAAATAACCAAACTCGCGCAAACTTTCCTCTTTTTAAACAATGGTGTTATTGATCCTAATCAAGAAAATCGGCTTTTTTCAAACCGCTTGTTGATAAAACCTCTCTTTGAAGATGAAAATTATTGCCATTATGAGGTCATTCCTCAAACGATTAGTTTGCCCAAAGATTGTCTGAATCCAACTTTTAAGCTTGATTTCAATCAAAACAAAAAATTTTAG
- the modA gene encoding molybdate ABC transporter substrate-binding protein: MKNTFKAFALLIVFFSSALLAQDLKIAAAANLTRALKALVKEFQKEHPKDAIRISFNSSGKLYAQIAQNAPFDLFISADVARPKKLYDEKITPFKEEVYAKGVLVLWSENLKIHSLEILKDPKIKRIAMANPKLAPYGKASMEVLENLKLTSSLKSKIIYGASISQAHQFIATKNAQIGFGALSLMDKKDKNLSYFIIDKALYNPIEQALITTKNGANNPLAKVFKDFLFSPKARAIFKEYGYIVD, translated from the coding sequence ATGAAAAATACTTTCAAAGCGTTTGCCTTGTTAATCGTATTTTTTTCAAGCGCTCTGTTGGCACAGGATTTAAAAATCGCTGCTGCTGCTAATCTCACACGCGCTTTAAAAGCCCTTGTTAAAGAATTTCAAAAAGAACACCCAAAAGACGCTATTAGAATTAGTTTTAATTCTTCAGGCAAACTCTACGCTCAAATCGCTCAAAACGCCCCTTTTGATTTATTCATTTCAGCAGATGTTGCCAGGCCTAAAAAGCTTTATGATGAAAAAATAACCCCTTTTAAAGAAGAAGTCTATGCTAAAGGCGTGTTGGTTTTATGGAGCGAAAATCTAAAAATACATTCTTTAGAAATTCTTAAAGACCCTAAAATCAAGCGTATCGCTATGGCTAATCCTAAACTAGCCCCTTATGGAAAAGCCAGCATGGAAGTCTTAGAGAATTTAAAACTCACTTCCAGTCTTAAATCTAAAATCATTTATGGCGCTTCTATTTCTCAAGCCCATCAATTCATCGCCACTAAAAACGCTCAAATAGGCTTTGGAGCGTTATCCTTGATGGATAAAAAAGATAAAAACCTCTCTTATTTCATCATTGATAAAGCCCTTTATAACCCTATTGAACAAGCCTTGATTACCACTAAAAATGGGGCTAATAACCCTTTAGCCAAAGTTTTTAAAGATTTTTTATTCAGCCCTAAAGCCAGAGCTATCTTTAAAGAATACGGCTATATCGTGGATTGA
- the modB gene encoding molybdate ABC transporter permease subunit, whose protein sequence is MDHEFLITMRLSFSLALITTLILLPIGIFLGYFLSLKRNLLTSLTETLVYMPLVLPPSVLGFYLLLIFSPSSFLGAFLQDMLNVKLVFSFQGLILGSVIFSLPFMVSPIKSALISLPASLKEASYSLGKGEYYTLFFVLLPNIKPSVLMAIITTFTHTIGEFGVVMMLGGDILGETRVASIAIFNEAEALNYSKAHQYALTLTLISFSLLFVTLFLNKKQSSFL, encoded by the coding sequence ATGGATCATGAGTTTTTGATTACCATGCGTTTGAGCTTTTCTTTAGCTTTGATTACCACCCTTATTTTACTCCCTATAGGGATTTTTTTGGGCTATTTTTTAAGCCTTAAACGCAATCTTTTAACGAGCTTAACAGAAACGCTTGTGTATATGCCTTTAGTTTTACCCCCAAGCGTGCTAGGGTTTTATCTTCTTTTAATCTTTTCGCCTTCTTCTTTTTTGGGAGCGTTTTTACAAGATATGTTAAATGTGAAACTTGTTTTTAGTTTTCAAGGGCTTATTTTAGGGAGCGTGATTTTTTCCTTGCCCTTTATGGTAAGCCCCATTAAAAGCGCGTTAATTTCCTTGCCCGCTTCTTTAAAAGAAGCCAGTTATAGCTTGGGTAAGGGAGAATACTACACCCTTTTTTTCGTCCTACTCCCTAACATCAAACCCAGTGTATTGATGGCTATCATTACAACTTTTACGCACACTATAGGCGAATTTGGCGTGGTGATGATGCTTGGGGGTGATATATTAGGGGAAACAAGAGTGGCTAGCATTGCGATTTTTAACGAAGCTGAAGCGCTCAATTATTCTAAAGCCCACCAATACGCCTTAACGCTCACGCTTATCAGTTTTAGCCTCTTATTTGTTACCCTATTTTTGAATAAAAAACAAAGCTCGTTTTTATGA